From Harpia harpyja isolate bHarHar1 chromosome 19, bHarHar1 primary haplotype, whole genome shotgun sequence, one genomic window encodes:
- the TSPO2 gene encoding translocator protein 2: protein MWAYTVGFTVLPHVGGFLGWFINRKAIPVWYEKLKKPSWCPPRKMFPVAWTILYTGMGYASYLIWNDLGGCSSKAIVPLGLYGAQLALNWAWPPLFFGARNLKMALIDILCLDVLVIGTMCSWYRINKIAALLMVPYLGWLAMATCLTIHIWKDNPEQKPGKSE from the exons ATGTGGGCTTATACTGTTGGGTTTACTGTCCTGCCTCATGTTGGAGGTTTCCTTGGCTGGTTCATTAATCGAAAAGCAATACCTGTttggtatgagaagctgaaaaaaccttcATGGTGTCCACCCCGCAAAATGTTCCCTGTTGCTTGGACCATCCTCTACACGGGCATGGG CTATGCCTCCTACCTGATATGGAATGAcctgggtggctgcagcagcaaagctatCGTCCCGCTTGGCCTCTACGGGGCTCAGCTGGCCTTGAACTGGGCTTGGCCTCCCCTCTTCTTTGGCGCACGTAACCTGAAGATG GCACTGATCGACATTCTGTGCTTGGACGTCCTGGTGATAGGCACGATGTGCTCCTGGTACCGCATTAACAAGATAGCAGCGCTGCTGATGGTGCCTTACCTGGGCTGGCTGGCCATGGCGACTTGTCTCACAATCCACATCTGGAAGGACAACCCTGAGCAAAAACCAGGAAAGAGTGAATAA